In a single window of the Veillonella sp. genome:
- a CDS encoding aspartate aminotransferase family protein produces MSNTIDFEQQDKEYIANTYGRFNVCFEKGKGSLLWDVDGKEYIDLGSGIGVTAFGVDDDEWTEAVTKQCHALNHISNLYYSLPQIELAKQLCAKTGMKKVFFSNSGAESNECAIKAARKYSHDKYGDGRHVIVTLVNSFHGRTITTLSATGQDVFHQHFFPFTEGFIHTPANDIDAALKALDNPAVCAIMMEPIQGEGGVMPLDKEFVQAVTKYAHEHDQLVLIDEVQTGNGRTGSLYAYQQFGIEPDVVSTAKGLAGGLPMGATLFNEKMQYVLNAGAHATTFGGNPICAAAGNTIISRLTPEFLDSVKAKGDYVKAALAGKPGILGVSGMGLMLGIETTVDPKAVIAKCLEKGVVCLSAKNKVRLLPALNIPQEQLEKAITIVAEAIEELAAK; encoded by the coding sequence ATGAGTAATACAATCGATTTTGAACAACAAGATAAAGAATATATAGCCAATACGTATGGCCGGTTTAATGTATGTTTTGAAAAAGGTAAAGGTTCTCTTTTATGGGATGTAGATGGTAAAGAATACATCGATCTTGGCTCGGGTATTGGTGTAACAGCATTTGGTGTAGATGACGATGAATGGACAGAGGCGGTAACAAAGCAATGTCATGCGTTGAATCATATCTCTAATTTATACTATTCTTTACCACAAATTGAATTGGCAAAACAACTATGTGCCAAAACAGGAATGAAGAAGGTATTCTTCTCCAACTCTGGTGCAGAATCTAATGAATGTGCCATCAAGGCAGCTCGTAAATATAGTCATGACAAATATGGTGACGGTCGTCATGTCATCGTTACGTTAGTAAACAGTTTCCACGGTCGTACTATTACTACCTTGTCTGCTACAGGCCAAGATGTATTCCATCAACATTTCTTCCCATTTACAGAAGGCTTTATTCATACACCAGCTAATGATATTGATGCGGCATTAAAAGCGCTTGATAATCCTGCTGTTTGCGCCATCATGATGGAACCTATTCAAGGTGAAGGTGGTGTTATGCCACTAGATAAAGAGTTCGTACAAGCGGTAACAAAATATGCTCATGAACATGATCAACTTGTGTTAATCGATGAAGTACAAACTGGTAATGGCCGTACTGGTAGTTTATATGCATACCAACAATTCGGTATTGAACCAGATGTAGTATCTACTGCAAAAGGTTTAGCGGGTGGTCTCCCTATGGGCGCTACCTTATTCAATGAAAAGATGCAATATGTGTTAAATGCAGGTGCACATGCTACAACCTTTGGTGGTAATCCAATCTGTGCGGCCGCAGGTAACACGATTATTAGTCGTTTAACACCAGAATTCTTAGATTCTGTGAAAGCAAAAGGGGACTATGTAAAAGCTGCTTTAGCTGGTAAACCTGGTATCCTTGGTGTAAGCGGTATGGGCCTCATGCTTGGTATTGAAACTACAGTAGATCCAAAAGCAGTTATCGCAAAATGTCTTGAAAAGGGCGTTGTATGTTTATCTGCGAAAAATAAAGTACGTCTTTTACCAGCTCTTAATATCCCTCAAGAACAATTGGAGAAAGCGATTACTATTGTAGCTGAAGCGATTGAAGAGTTAGCTGCAAAATAA
- the argB gene encoding acetylglutamate kinase, with the protein MKDVTNAMRAHILTAAVPYIKQYTDQYVVVKYGGNAMIDEELKKSVMKDLLLLQLVGVKVVLVHGGGPAINSTLDAMQIESHFANGLRVTDEATMDVVQMVLAGKVNKGLVADLTDLGGKAVGLCGVDGNMIQVHKQNDELGYVGSIDTIDTSIIDDVISRGYIPVISSIGMGADGKTYNINADTVAAKIAGALKAETMVAMTNIDGVLRDVHDPESLISKITMVEADQLKADGIIAGGMIPKVDCCLEAIKSGAQKVFIINGEIPHAILIELLTDEGLGTMFVK; encoded by the coding sequence ATGAAGGACGTAACAAATGCAATGCGGGCGCATATCTTAACTGCGGCCGTCCCATATATTAAACAATATACCGATCAATACGTAGTCGTTAAATATGGCGGCAATGCCATGATTGATGAAGAATTAAAAAAATCTGTTATGAAGGATTTACTATTACTCCAATTAGTAGGTGTAAAAGTTGTCCTCGTTCATGGCGGCGGTCCAGCTATTAATAGTACATTGGATGCAATGCAGATTGAATCACATTTTGCAAATGGCTTGCGTGTCACTGATGAAGCGACAATGGATGTGGTACAAATGGTATTAGCCGGTAAGGTTAATAAAGGTCTCGTAGCAGATTTAACAGATCTCGGTGGTAAAGCTGTGGGCCTTTGTGGCGTTGATGGTAATATGATTCAAGTTCATAAACAAAATGATGAGCTTGGGTACGTAGGCTCTATCGATACTATCGATACAAGCATTATCGACGATGTTATTAGTCGAGGATATATTCCTGTTATTTCCTCCATTGGTATGGGGGCTGATGGCAAGACATACAATATCAATGCCGATACGGTGGCAGCGAAAATTGCAGGTGCTTTAAAGGCAGAAACAATGGTGGCAATGACCAATATTGATGGTGTGTTACGAGATGTACATGATCCTGAATCTCTCATCTCTAAAATTACCATGGTAGAGGCAGATCAATTAAAGGCAGATGGTATTATTGCAGGCGGTATGATTCCTAAAGTAGATTGCTGCTTAGAGGCTATTAAATCAGGTGCCCAAAAGGTATTTATCATCAATGGTGAGATTCCACATGCCATTCTTATTGAGCTATTGACCGATGAAGGTCTTGGCACAATGTTTGTAAAGTAA
- the argC gene encoding N-acetyl-gamma-glutamyl-phosphate reductase, giving the protein MAPYKVFIVGHEGTTGLRIHERLSDRKDIELLATADEDRKNVEAIKAVAKEADIVFLCLPDAASKEIIAAIGELPCKVIDTSTAFRTADDWAYGFPELGADYKTAIATEKHIANPGCHASGMIACIAPLVKAGLVPTDYPFTITSLTGYSGGGKKMIGQYESNPKDYFLYAPRQYGLSQQHKHLPEVQHVCGLSEAPIFIPIVDDYYSGMEVTVGIHSRLCQKTVSIDKVQQALEDFYKDSTVVTVVPFTENSNTGMLNANQMSNTDSMKIYVTGNDERIMVNAIFDNLGKGASGAAVQCMNIALGLPEDTGLVLG; this is encoded by the coding sequence ATGGCACCCTATAAAGTATTTATTGTCGGTCACGAAGGTACGACAGGTTTAAGAATTCATGAACGGTTATCTGATAGAAAAGATATAGAATTATTGGCTACTGCTGATGAGGATCGTAAAAATGTAGAGGCTATTAAAGCGGTGGCTAAAGAGGCAGATATTGTATTTCTCTGCTTGCCTGATGCAGCATCTAAAGAAATCATAGCGGCCATCGGTGAGCTGCCTTGTAAGGTAATTGATACATCCACTGCATTTAGAACTGCTGATGATTGGGCCTATGGTTTCCCAGAACTTGGCGCTGATTACAAAACGGCTATTGCTACTGAAAAGCATATTGCCAACCCAGGCTGTCATGCGAGCGGCATGATTGCGTGTATTGCGCCTCTTGTAAAAGCCGGTCTCGTGCCAACAGATTATCCTTTCACCATTACATCCTTAACAGGCTATAGTGGGGGCGGTAAAAAGATGATTGGTCAATATGAAAGTAATCCAAAGGATTATTTTCTTTATGCACCGCGTCAATATGGTTTAAGTCAACAACATAAGCATTTGCCAGAGGTTCAACATGTTTGTGGACTTAGTGAAGCACCTATTTTTATCCCTATCGTTGACGATTATTACTCCGGTATGGAAGTTACCGTAGGTATCCATAGTCGTCTATGTCAAAAGACAGTTAGCATCGATAAAGTGCAACAGGCATTGGAAGACTTTTACAAAGATAGCACAGTCGTTACTGTTGTACCATTTACTGAGAATAGCAATACTGGTATGTTAAATGCTAATCAAATGAGCAATACAGATAGCATGAAAATCTATGTAACTGGTAATGATGAACGCATCATGGTTAATGCCATTTTCGATAATTTAGGTAAAGGTGCCTCTGGTGCTGCCGTTCAATGTATGAACATCGCGTTAGGCTTACCAGAGGATACAGGCCTAGTATTAGGTTAG
- the argF gene encoding ornithine carbamoyltransferase has protein sequence MKSLQHTSFKTMLQYTPEEIKYFLELAAKLKADKKAGKEIKTLVGKNFALIFEKDSTRTRCAFEVGAADQGAHTTYLGPTGSQMNKKESLKDTARVLGSMYDAIEFRGFDQADVDTLADYSGVPVWNGLTDMDHPTQTLANFLTLQENIDKPLNEISYAYVGHGQSNMCNALMSGAVKMGMDFRLIGPKQYWPEGPFYEECLKVAKETGATITCTDNVAEGVKGLDVIYTGVWVTMGDTYDMWEERINTFKPFQVNAEMMALTGNPNTKFCHCLPAFHNTETQVGKDIFERFGMNGIEVTEEVFEGPNSLAFQEAENRLHTIKAVMVATFSDYPLK, from the coding sequence ATGAAAAGTTTACAACATACATCATTTAAAACAATGCTTCAATATACACCAGAAGAAATTAAATACTTCTTAGAGCTAGCAGCAAAATTAAAAGCTGATAAAAAAGCAGGTAAAGAAATCAAAACATTAGTAGGTAAAAACTTTGCATTAATTTTTGAAAAGGATTCTACACGGACACGTTGTGCCTTTGAAGTCGGTGCTGCGGACCAAGGTGCTCATACAACATATCTTGGCCCTACAGGTTCCCAAATGAATAAAAAAGAATCCTTAAAGGACACAGCTCGTGTTTTAGGATCTATGTATGATGCTATCGAGTTTAGAGGTTTCGATCAAGCCGATGTAGATACATTAGCTGACTATTCTGGCGTCCCTGTTTGGAATGGTCTTACTGATATGGATCATCCTACTCAAACATTAGCGAATTTCTTGACACTTCAAGAAAATATCGACAAACCATTAAATGAAATTTCCTATGCTTATGTGGGTCACGGTCAATCTAATATGTGTAATGCCTTAATGAGTGGTGCCGTTAAAATGGGCATGGATTTCAGACTCATCGGTCCTAAACAATACTGGCCAGAAGGTCCATTCTATGAAGAATGCTTGAAAGTTGCAAAAGAAACAGGTGCTACTATTACATGTACAGATAATGTAGCCGAAGGTGTTAAAGGTTTAGATGTTATTTACACAGGTGTATGGGTAACCATGGGTGATACCTATGATATGTGGGAAGAACGTATCAATACGTTTAAACCATTCCAAGTTAATGCTGAAATGATGGCATTAACAGGTAATCCAAATACTAAATTCTGTCACTGCTTGCCAGCATTCCACAATACGGAAACTCAAGTAGGTAAGGATATCTTTGAACGGTTCGGCATGAATGGTATTGAAGTAACTGAAGAGGTATTTGAAGGACCAAACTCCTTAGCTTTCCAAGAAGCAGAAAATCGTCTTCATACCATTAAGGCGGTTATGGTTGCTACATTTAGTGACTATCCATTGAAGTAA
- a CDS encoding M20 family metallopeptidase, producing MSTLQDLIKKYAAQYKEQVVEWRRHIHSHPELSGEEKNTSLFIQKVLGELGIPFVNDVSDYAVIGKIEGAQPGPVIALRADIDALPIHETTGLPFASENDGVMHACGHDSHIAILLGAAAILQSIKDQLHGTVKLVFQPSEEEALFPGAQGIVDSGILDDVDEIYGLHVWPQLPVGTVGLKKGNLMAASDHFLVHIKGKSTHGAEPHNGVDAIVAAANWIVNVESMVARETNPMENLVCTIGVINGGDRYNVGCGDVYLEGTCRTYAPEKRDYIERRLGESLQALDMLLKTKSTLDYKRGHGATINNPDAIDYATSIVEKYLGKEAVVHPEFPSMAAEDFSAYLHKIKGAFLWLGTGFDGNPALHNEAFTIDESILEPGITMMAAIAAEFLQEKSSLK from the coding sequence ATGAGCACATTACAAGATTTGATTAAGAAATATGCCGCACAATATAAAGAACAAGTTGTGGAATGGCGTCGACATATTCATAGCCATCCAGAATTATCTGGTGAAGAAAAAAATACATCCTTATTTATTCAAAAGGTTCTTGGCGAATTAGGGATTCCCTTTGTAAATGATGTTTCCGATTATGCTGTTATCGGTAAAATCGAAGGAGCTCAACCTGGGCCAGTAATCGCATTGCGTGCTGATATAGATGCATTGCCAATTCATGAAACTACAGGCTTGCCATTCGCATCAGAAAATGACGGCGTTATGCATGCATGTGGTCATGATAGCCATATAGCAATTTTGCTTGGTGCCGCAGCGATTTTACAATCTATTAAGGATCAATTGCACGGTACTGTAAAGCTTGTGTTCCAACCTTCTGAAGAGGAAGCGCTATTCCCAGGTGCACAAGGCATTGTAGATAGCGGTATCCTTGATGACGTAGATGAAATATATGGTCTTCATGTATGGCCTCAACTTCCAGTAGGTACTGTAGGTCTTAAAAAAGGTAACTTAATGGCTGCATCGGATCACTTCCTTGTGCATATTAAAGGGAAATCGACTCATGGTGCGGAGCCTCATAATGGGGTGGATGCCATCGTAGCCGCTGCTAACTGGATTGTAAATGTGGAATCCATGGTAGCTCGTGAAACAAACCCAATGGAAAACCTCGTGTGCACCATTGGTGTGATTAATGGTGGTGATCGCTATAATGTAGGCTGTGGCGATGTATATCTAGAGGGTACATGCCGTACCTATGCACCTGAAAAACGGGATTATATTGAACGACGTTTAGGTGAAAGTTTACAAGCACTCGACATGTTATTAAAAACAAAGAGTACCTTAGATTATAAACGTGGTCATGGTGCTACTATCAACAATCCAGACGCCATCGATTATGCTACGTCTATTGTAGAGAAATATCTCGGTAAAGAAGCAGTGGTACATCCTGAGTTTCCTTCGATGGCAGCGGAAGATTTCTCCGCGTATCTTCATAAAATCAAAGGTGCCTTCCTTTGGTTAGGTACAGGATTTGATGGTAATCCAGCGTTACATAATGAGGCTTTCACCATTGATGAAAGTATTCTAGAACCTGGTATAACAATGATGGCTGCTATTGCCGCCGAATTTTTACAAGAAAAAAGTAGTTTGAAATAA
- a CDS encoding fibronectin type III domain-containing protein, translated as MNKSKLLKTIVAIVALVILVVGGYVYKDAIQSRIARTVAVVSGQDIKPLLDSEGRYIRQIVAKDNSTSRTIMWQSDSSEADAVIEFRVDGSENIQSIGATDKVFTDDGSTTYIHEGTLTGLTPSTKYEYRVGYGNDRRSDWYSLETAGASVYDVLIYPDSQSGDYSGWEQLVKDSAHRNPRTALYISMGDLVDNGEQDYQWRTWLNSIRPLSANVPLAPTLGNHEMYTLDWKMREPRAYLNYFDVPPNGNETFNGRYYSYDFGDVHYVVLDTMLYESNHEDNHDTHHPDLYDVEVQWLRQDLAANTKKWTVVLMHRDPFQYAFDRPGASRAVGFDEEGILFMPIFDEFNVDLVLSAHLHSYRNRGHVRNFERDASGPLYILTGIAGDARRPKWKEHPLDVYVAPDREKNNYMTMTVTLNKLIVKAFLPDGTQLDESVIEK; from the coding sequence ATGAATAAAAGTAAACTATTAAAAACAATTGTAGCTATTGTAGCTTTGGTTATATTAGTCGTAGGTGGTTATGTATATAAAGATGCTATACAGAGTCGTATAGCTAGAACAGTTGCTGTTGTAAGTGGTCAAGATATTAAACCGCTCCTTGACTCTGAAGGCCGTTATATTCGGCAGATTGTCGCTAAAGATAATAGCACAAGCCGTACCATTATGTGGCAATCGGATAGTAGTGAAGCTGATGCGGTCATAGAGTTTCGTGTAGACGGGTCTGAAAATATTCAAAGTATAGGCGCTACAGATAAAGTTTTTACCGATGACGGTAGTACCACCTATATCCATGAGGGTACTTTGACAGGTCTAACACCTAGTACCAAATACGAATATCGCGTTGGTTATGGCAATGATCGACGTAGTGATTGGTACTCATTAGAAACTGCTGGTGCTAGTGTATATGATGTTCTTATCTATCCAGATTCTCAGTCTGGAGATTATTCCGGATGGGAACAGCTGGTTAAAGATTCCGCACATCGCAATCCAAGGACGGCCCTGTATATTAGCATGGGGGACCTTGTAGATAACGGGGAACAAGATTATCAGTGGCGCACTTGGTTAAATTCCATCAGACCATTGAGTGCTAATGTGCCGTTAGCACCGACCTTAGGCAATCATGAGATGTATACATTAGATTGGAAAATGCGTGAGCCTCGTGCGTATCTCAATTATTTTGATGTACCACCTAATGGGAACGAAACCTTTAATGGCCGTTATTACTCCTATGATTTCGGCGATGTCCATTACGTTGTATTAGATACGATGTTATATGAAAGCAATCATGAGGATAATCACGATACGCATCATCCTGATCTATACGATGTAGAGGTTCAATGGCTACGACAAGATTTGGCAGCTAATACGAAAAAATGGACTGTCGTTCTCATGCATCGTGATCCATTCCAATATGCCTTTGACCGACCAGGTGCAAGCCGTGCTGTAGGCTTCGATGAAGAGGGTATATTGTTTATGCCAATCTTTGATGAGTTTAATGTAGATTTAGTGTTGTCAGCTCATTTACACTCCTATCGCAATAGAGGTCATGTGCGCAACTTTGAGCGGGATGCATCAGGACCACTATATATTCTTACTGGTATAGCCGGAGATGCTCGCCGTCCTAAATGGAAAGAGCATCCTTTAGATGTATATGTGGCACCAGACCGAGAAAAAAATAACTATATGACGATGACTGTTACACTAAATAAATTGATTGTAAAAGCTTTCTTACCTGATGGTACACAGCTCGATGAGTCGGTGATAGAGAAATAA
- a CDS encoding carbonic anhydrase — protein MSLLEDILAHNREYVEDQNTGYVETDTKCSKMPSREMAIVTCMDTRLVNFLEDSMDIGRGEAKIVKTAGNCITGPFDGIVRSLLVCIYELGVNEIFIIGHHECGMAKTTAKDLTEKMLARGIAPEAIHMVRKEMERWADGFTHPAENVEETVDELRMNPLIPKDVPVHGLIFHPRTGEIEVIVNGYTQMKQYYEK, from the coding sequence ATGAGTTTATTAGAAGACATTTTAGCCCATAATCGTGAATATGTAGAAGATCAAAATACGGGTTACGTAGAAACAGATACAAAGTGTAGTAAAATGCCAAGTCGTGAAATGGCCATTGTTACGTGTATGGATACGCGCCTTGTAAACTTCTTAGAAGATTCTATGGATATTGGCCGTGGTGAAGCGAAAATCGTAAAAACTGCTGGTAACTGTATTACTGGTCCTTTTGATGGCATTGTACGTAGCTTACTCGTTTGTATCTATGAACTAGGCGTTAACGAAATCTTTATCATTGGTCACCATGAATGTGGTATGGCTAAAACTACAGCGAAAGATTTAACAGAAAAAATGTTAGCTCGCGGCATTGCGCCTGAAGCAATCCACATGGTACGAAAAGAAATGGAACGCTGGGCTGATGGTTTTACACATCCTGCAGAAAATGTAGAAGAAACAGTAGACGAATTGCGCATGAACCCATTGATTCCTAAAGATGTGCCTGTTCATGGACTTATCTTCCATCCTAGAACTGGTGAAATCGAAGTCATCGTTAACGGCTATACACAAATGAAACAATACTACGAAAAATAA
- the ilvN gene encoding acetolactate synthase small subunit, with translation MELHMEKRCISAYVENQIGVLAKISGLFAGKNYNLDTLTVGETEDPTMSRMTIELTCDDLTYEQIIKQLNRSVEVIKVIDFTDMPITKKELLFIKVNSCKEADKQEIFRIAQTFDLLVVDYNRKSVLVQCVKTVSKNNDMIALFKDMFVNRIEVVRGGSVAIEALSTPDR, from the coding sequence ATGGAATTACATATGGAAAAGCGCTGTATTTCAGCGTATGTAGAAAACCAAATCGGCGTATTGGCTAAAATTTCAGGCCTCTTCGCAGGTAAAAATTATAATCTTGATACATTGACTGTAGGTGAAACTGAAGATCCTACCATGTCTCGTATGACCATTGAACTCACTTGCGATGATTTGACGTACGAACAAATTATAAAACAGTTAAATCGCAGTGTAGAGGTTATTAAGGTTATCGACTTTACAGATATGCCGATTACGAAAAAGGAATTGCTGTTCATCAAGGTCAATAGCTGTAAAGAAGCGGATAAGCAAGAAATCTTCCGCATTGCCCAAACCTTTGATCTATTAGTTGTGGATTATAATCGTAAATCTGTTCTCGTACAATGTGTTAAAACAGTATCTAAAAATAACGACATGATTGCACTATTTAAAGATATGTTCGTCAACCGCATTGAAGTCGTGCGCGGTGGTAGCGTTGCTATTGAAGCATTATCTACACCAGATAGATAA
- the ilvB gene encoding biosynthetic-type acetolactate synthase large subunit: MISGAAYVVKALQEEQVDILFNYPGAATIDIMDELYKQDKVKVILPRHEQALAHAADGYARSTGKVGVCMVTSGPGATNLVTGIATAYSDSVPLVCITGQVDLGLMGNDAFQEVDTVGIVRNICKYAVTVRDRKELGRILKEAFYIARTGRPGPVLVDIPKNIQKAMGSDEYPTEVNIRGYKPNTTVHVGQVKKACSIISKAKRPLFLLGGGVSISGANDLMMQLVEKTGIPVVTTLMGKGAIDSRHPLYLGNIGIHGGYAPNVALTDCDVMISIGTRFNDRITGKLSTFAQNCKIIHIDVDAASISKNIKVDIPIVADAKLAIEKLLEYIEPHDLGEWPEQLQQLKAERPVTQADEVGLTPQTVIDYINNHYARPIVATDVGQNQLWTTQFLELKGQHQMLTSGGLGTMGYGFPAALGAQIGNPDKRVFAICGDGGVQMNIQEFATAMHYRLPVTLIILNNGFLGNVRQWQQLFYDKRYACTNLLMDESSIVTREMIDNDEFEYVPDFVKLAEAYGAKAMRITKVEDIEKGFQLADTFKNGPTLLEFIIPTELNVLPMVPAGKSLSDMLLKDKK; the protein is encoded by the coding sequence ATGATTTCAGGCGCAGCATATGTGGTAAAAGCCCTTCAAGAGGAGCAGGTAGATATCCTATTCAACTATCCTGGGGCGGCCACTATCGATATCATGGATGAATTATATAAGCAGGACAAGGTAAAAGTAATTTTGCCACGTCATGAGCAAGCATTGGCTCATGCAGCAGACGGTTATGCTCGTAGTACAGGTAAAGTAGGGGTATGTATGGTAACCTCTGGACCGGGTGCTACCAATCTTGTAACAGGCATTGCTACAGCTTATTCTGACAGTGTTCCTCTCGTATGTATTACAGGCCAAGTTGATTTGGGGCTTATGGGGAATGATGCATTCCAAGAGGTAGATACTGTTGGTATTGTTCGCAATATTTGTAAATATGCTGTTACTGTTCGTGATCGTAAAGAGCTGGGACGCATTTTAAAGGAAGCCTTTTATATTGCCCGTACTGGTCGCCCTGGTCCTGTGCTAGTGGATATTCCTAAAAATATTCAAAAGGCTATGGGCTCTGATGAGTATCCAACAGAGGTTAATATTCGTGGCTATAAACCAAATACAACAGTCCACGTAGGCCAAGTTAAAAAGGCGTGCTCCATTATCAGTAAGGCTAAACGACCTCTGTTCCTATTAGGTGGCGGCGTTAGCATTAGTGGTGCTAACGATCTTATGATGCAGTTAGTAGAAAAAACAGGAATTCCTGTTGTAACTACATTGATGGGGAAAGGTGCCATCGATAGTCGTCATCCTTTATACCTTGGCAATATTGGTATTCATGGTGGCTATGCTCCGAATGTGGCTCTTACGGATTGCGATGTTATGATTTCCATTGGTACCCGCTTTAACGACCGCATTACAGGCAAGTTAAGTACCTTTGCACAAAATTGTAAGATTATCCATATCGATGTAGATGCAGCATCTATTTCTAAAAATATAAAGGTAGATATTCCAATCGTAGCAGATGCTAAATTGGCCATTGAAAAACTATTGGAATATATTGAACCTCATGATCTTGGTGAGTGGCCTGAGCAATTACAACAGCTTAAGGCGGAACGTCCTGTTACACAAGCGGATGAGGTAGGCTTAACACCTCAAACAGTTATTGATTACATCAATAACCACTATGCACGTCCTATTGTTGCTACTGATGTAGGTCAAAATCAATTATGGACCACACAATTCCTTGAACTTAAAGGACAACATCAAATGTTGACCTCTGGAGGCCTTGGCACGATGGGGTATGGTTTCCCAGCTGCCTTAGGTGCTCAAATCGGCAACCCTGATAAACGTGTATTTGCTATCTGTGGTGACGGTGGTGTACAAATGAATATCCAAGAATTTGCTACGGCTATGCACTATCGTTTACCTGTAACACTTATTATTTTGAATAATGGCTTCCTTGGTAATGTACGCCAATGGCAACAATTATTCTACGATAAACGATATGCGTGTACGAATTTATTGATGGATGAAAGCTCCATTGTGACACGTGAGATGATTGATAATGATGAATTCGAATACGTACCGGACTTTGTAAAATTGGCAGAAGCTTATGGTGCAAAGGCAATGCGCATTACTAAGGTAGAGGACATCGAAAAAGGATTCCAATTGGCGGATACTTTCAAAAATGGACCAACCTTACTTGAATTTATCATTCCTACAGAGCTTAATGTATTGCCAATGGTACCAGCAGGTAAGTCCTTAAGTGATATGTTATTAAAGGATAAAAAATAG
- a CDS encoding glutaredoxin, whose translation MKEILGFHLNGCPYCANAFRAIDELVAENPAYADIHINWVEDQDAHELFKTHPYEYYPNLWFDLDKQYEAQPGESYDQTKALIKAVLDKALA comes from the coding sequence ATGAAAGAAATCTTAGGTTTCCACTTAAACGGTTGCCCTTATTGTGCAAACGCATTCCGTGCTATCGATGAACTTGTTGCAGAAAATCCTGCCTATGCGGATATTCATATCAACTGGGTTGAAGATCAAGATGCACATGAACTCTTCAAAACTCATCCTTATGAATACTATCCAAACTTGTGGTTCGACCTCGACAAACAATACGAGGCTCAACCTGGTGAAAGCTATGACCAAACAAAAGCTTTAATCAAAGCTGTATTGGACAAAGCGCTCGCGTAA
- the tnpA gene encoding IS200/IS605 family transposase: MATKTQSLAHTKWLCKYHIVFTPKYRRKVIYNQYRNSLREILRRLCEYKGVKIIEGELMADHVHMLVLIPPKISVSSFMGYLKGKSALMMFDKHANLKYKFGNRHFWSEGYYVSTVGLNEATVKKYIREQELHDQMKDKLSVKEYEDPFKGSK, encoded by the coding sequence ATGGCAACAAAGACACAGAGCCTTGCGCACACAAAATGGTTATGCAAATACCACATAGTATTTACACCTAAGTATAGACGTAAAGTTATATATAATCAATACAGAAATAGTTTACGTGAAATATTGAGACGTTTATGTGAATATAAGGGCGTCAAGATTATCGAGGGGGAGCTTATGGCTGATCATGTGCATATGCTAGTATTAATCCCACCTAAAATATCAGTATCATCTTTTATGGGATACTTAAAAGGGAAAAGTGCACTAATGATGTTCGATAAACACGCAAACTTAAAGTATAAATTTGGAAATCGACACTTTTGGTCCGAGGGTTATTATGTTAGTACAGTAGGTTTAAATGAGGCTACAGTAAAGAAATATATACGTGAGCAAGAGTTACATGACCAAATGAAAGATAAGCTTAGTGTAAAAGAATATGAGGACCCTTTTAAGGGTAGCAAGTAA
- a CDS encoding nitrous oxide-stimulated promoter family protein, whose product MTVDEKRKLELKTMYQIIGIYCHNKHHTPKGQLCKDCEQVWEYAEHRIDACPHMETKTFCSVCKTHCYAPTYREKIREIMRYGGPRMLLVSPIQVIRHMYLEWKDKKRG is encoded by the coding sequence ATGACAGTTGATGAAAAACGTAAGTTAGAATTAAAAACCATGTACCAAATTATTGGCATCTATTGTCATAATAAGCACCATACGCCTAAGGGGCAACTTTGCAAAGATTGTGAACAGGTTTGGGAATATGCAGAGCATCGCATTGATGCATGCCCTCATATGGAAACGAAAACCTTCTGTAGTGTTTGTAAAACTCATTGTTATGCGCCTACATATCGTGAAAAGATTCGGGAAATTATGCGCTATGGGGGCCCTAGAATGTTATTGGTATCACCAATCCAAGTCATTAGACATATGTACCTTGAATGGAAAGACAAAAAAAGAGGCTAG